In Daucus carota subsp. sativus chromosome 4, DH1 v3.0, whole genome shotgun sequence, one DNA window encodes the following:
- the LOC108215524 gene encoding uncharacterized protein LOC108215524 isoform X2 has product MAEASCATESSHPNAKTDTICEGCKKKPSKYKCPACSIRSCSLPCVKAHKLSTGCTGKRQLTQIIPLSKFDDNLLISDYNMLEDVKRVADSAKRKRTKLCGNYQYKLPFPLFNLRNAAESRRTKILFLSTGMSKRQTNQTFYDQRVDENKSLSSVIMNHLEPGPWNHGLKQFCKEPLQSLKFFIRKFHKGPKSPFLELDIDASIREQLADLVIIEYPVIHVFLPSHYYDFEVIKAAIRQKLDLKKPIENHERSPKGVPFREEEIIEENSADPKVLDLMKYPKQDGIDNTSHQSTGTEEQVTDKLDSVSCAPSERVIKIEKNDIRSDKTEEGQLDFSVNSTVADLLENMDFEFEQGLIDSYSDLISESNLDEVFDLDGVFKQELALVESTGQLNVEELEEGEISG; this is encoded by the exons ATGGCGGAAGCATCATGTGCAACAGAAAGCTCGCACCCCAATGCAAAAACAGATACAATCTGTGAAGGGTGTAAAAAAAAGCCTTCAAAATACAAGTGCCCAGCTTGCTCCATACGTTCTTGTAGTCTCCCTTGTGTTAAAGCTCACAAGCTATCCACTGGTTGTACTGGCAAAAGGCAGCTGACCCAGATCATTCCTTTGTCCAAATTTGATGATAATCTTCTCATTTCAG ACTATAATATGCTTGAGGATGTGAAGAGAGTCGCTGACTCTGCTAAGAGAAAGAGAACTAAGCTTTGTGGAAATTATCAGTACAAACTCCCATTTCCTCTTTTCAATCTTCGAAATGCTGCAGAAAGCCGGAGGACCAAAATACTCTTTCTTTCTACTGGAATGTCAAAGAGGCAAACTAATCAAACTTTTTATGACCAAAG gGTGGATGAGAATAAAAGCTTGTCATCGGTTATCATGAATCATCTTGAACCTGGCCCTTGGAATCATGGGTTGAAGCAATTCTGTAAGGAACCATTACAGTCTCTAAAATTTTTCATCCGGAAATTTCACAAG GGTCCAAAGTCACCTTTCCTCGAGTTAGATATAGATGCATCAATACGCGAGCAGTTGGCAGACTTAGTTATTATCGAGTACCCTGTTATCCATGTTTTCCTCCCTTCTCATTATTATGATTTTGAAGTTATCAAAGCTGCTATTCGTCAGAAGCTGGATCTGAAGAAACCAATAGAGAACCACGAACGAAGTCCAAAAGGAGTGCCCTTTAGAGAGGAGGAAATCATTGAGGAAAATTCTGCGGATCCTAAGGTTCTTGATCTAATGAAATATCCCAAGCAAGATGGAATTGACAACACTTCCCATCAATCTACTGGAACTGAGGAACAAGTAACAGACAAGCTCGACAGCGTATCATGTGCACCAAGTGAACGAGTgataaaaatagaaaagaatGATATTCGCTCTGACAAGACTGAAGAGGGGCAGCTGGATTTTAGCGTCAATTCTACCGTAGCAGATCTATTAGAAAATATGGACTTTGAATTTGAGCAAGGTTTAATAGATTCGTACTCAGATCTGATTTCAGAGTCAAATCTTGACGAAGTTTTTGATCTTGACGGGGTGTTTAAGCAGGAATTGGCTCTAGTTGAAAGTACTGGCCAGCTGAACGTGGAGGAATTAGAGGAAGGAGAAATATCTGGATAA
- the LOC108215524 gene encoding uncharacterized protein LOC108215524 isoform X1, whose protein sequence is MAEASCATESSHPNAKTDTICEGCKKKPSKYKCPACSIRSCSLPCVKAHKLSTGCTGKRQLTQIIPLSKFDDNLLISDYNMLEDVKRVADSAKRKRTKLCGNYQYKLPFPLFNLRNAAESRRTKILFLSTGMSKRQTNQTFYDQRKKVISWTIEWRFHSTDVVLHDHRVDENKSLSSVIMNHLEPGPWNHGLKQFCKEPLQSLKFFIRKFHKGPKSPFLELDIDASIREQLADLVIIEYPVIHVFLPSHYYDFEVIKAAIRQKLDLKKPIENHERSPKGVPFREEEIIEENSADPKVLDLMKYPKQDGIDNTSHQSTGTEEQVTDKLDSVSCAPSERVIKIEKNDIRSDKTEEGQLDFSVNSTVADLLENMDFEFEQGLIDSYSDLISESNLDEVFDLDGVFKQELALVESTGQLNVEELEEGEISG, encoded by the exons ATGGCGGAAGCATCATGTGCAACAGAAAGCTCGCACCCCAATGCAAAAACAGATACAATCTGTGAAGGGTGTAAAAAAAAGCCTTCAAAATACAAGTGCCCAGCTTGCTCCATACGTTCTTGTAGTCTCCCTTGTGTTAAAGCTCACAAGCTATCCACTGGTTGTACTGGCAAAAGGCAGCTGACCCAGATCATTCCTTTGTCCAAATTTGATGATAATCTTCTCATTTCAG ACTATAATATGCTTGAGGATGTGAAGAGAGTCGCTGACTCTGCTAAGAGAAAGAGAACTAAGCTTTGTGGAAATTATCAGTACAAACTCCCATTTCCTCTTTTCAATCTTCGAAATGCTGCAGAAAGCCGGAGGACCAAAATACTCTTTCTTTCTACTGGAATGTCAAAGAGGCAAACTAATCAAACTTTTTATGACCAAAG GAAAAAGGTTATTTCATGGACAATTGAATGGAGGTTTCATTCTACAGATGTTGTACTACATGACCACAG gGTGGATGAGAATAAAAGCTTGTCATCGGTTATCATGAATCATCTTGAACCTGGCCCTTGGAATCATGGGTTGAAGCAATTCTGTAAGGAACCATTACAGTCTCTAAAATTTTTCATCCGGAAATTTCACAAG GGTCCAAAGTCACCTTTCCTCGAGTTAGATATAGATGCATCAATACGCGAGCAGTTGGCAGACTTAGTTATTATCGAGTACCCTGTTATCCATGTTTTCCTCCCTTCTCATTATTATGATTTTGAAGTTATCAAAGCTGCTATTCGTCAGAAGCTGGATCTGAAGAAACCAATAGAGAACCACGAACGAAGTCCAAAAGGAGTGCCCTTTAGAGAGGAGGAAATCATTGAGGAAAATTCTGCGGATCCTAAGGTTCTTGATCTAATGAAATATCCCAAGCAAGATGGAATTGACAACACTTCCCATCAATCTACTGGAACTGAGGAACAAGTAACAGACAAGCTCGACAGCGTATCATGTGCACCAAGTGAACGAGTgataaaaatagaaaagaatGATATTCGCTCTGACAAGACTGAAGAGGGGCAGCTGGATTTTAGCGTCAATTCTACCGTAGCAGATCTATTAGAAAATATGGACTTTGAATTTGAGCAAGGTTTAATAGATTCGTACTCAGATCTGATTTCAGAGTCAAATCTTGACGAAGTTTTTGATCTTGACGGGGTGTTTAAGCAGGAATTGGCTCTAGTTGAAAGTACTGGCCAGCTGAACGTGGAGGAATTAGAGGAAGGAGAAATATCTGGATAA